A genome region from Candidatus Omnitrophota bacterium includes the following:
- a CDS encoding prepilin-type N-terminal cleavage/methylation domain-containing protein: MKRGFTLIELVIVIVILGILAAVAIPKFVDLTDSAKNAATQGALGGLRSAIAIFYAQSAINGTAAFPSDTTQISDAMAQGVPANANMATNVNTLIVTTSSKGTSTAAGWVYVNNTANSDHGKIFAAHNTDW, translated from the coding sequence ATGAAGAGGGGTTTCACGTTGATAGAACTTGTGATAGTGATAGTGATATTGGGTATCCTGGCGGCAGTGGCAATACCGAAGTTTGTCGACCTTACCGATTCAGCTAAGAACGCTGCCACTCAAGGCGCTTTGGGCGGCCTTCGTTCGGCCATAGCTATATTTTACGCGCAGTCTGCTATTAACGGTACTGCGGCATTTCCAAGCGATACCACTCAAATAAGCGACGCGATGGCGCAGGGGGTACCCGCCAACGCGAATATGGCCACTAATGTCAACACCTTAATCGTGACAACATCAAGTAAGGGTACCAGCACTGCCGCAGGCTGGGTGTATGTTAATAATACGGCAAATTCAGATCATGGCAAGATCTTCGCTGCTCACAACACGGACTGGTAA
- a CDS encoding type II secretion system protein encodes MKRGFTLVELVIVIVILGILATVAMPKFVDLTNQAKNAATQGALGGLRSAISIFYAQAAAGNDARFPSVTDEIKNWMAQGVPANANMATNVNTLIVTTSSKGTSTAAGWVYVNNTANSDHGKIFAAHNTSW; translated from the coding sequence ATGAAGAGGGGTTTTACGCTTGTTGAACTTGTTATCGTCATAGTAATTCTGGGTATACTCGCTACAGTAGCTATGCCGAAGTTTGTTGACCTTACAAACCAGGCGAAGAACGCGGCCACTCAAGGCGCTTTGGGCGGCCTCCGTTCAGCGATATCTATTTTTTACGCTCAAGCTGCCGCGGGCAACGATGCGAGATTTCCTTCTGTTACAGATGAGATAAAAAACTGGATGGCGCAGGGGGTACCCGCCAACGCGAATATGGCCACTAATGTCAACACCTTAATCGTGACAACATCAAGTAAGGGTACCAGCACTGCCGCAGGTTGGGTGTATGTTAATAATACGGCAAATTCAGATCATGGCAAGATCTTTGCCGCTCACAACACGAGTTGGTAA
- a CDS encoding prepilin-type N-terminal cleavage/methylation domain-containing protein, translated as MMRKGFTLIELVTVIVILGILSAVAIPKYADLINAAKNAATQGALGGLRAGIYIFYAQNAVAGTARFPSVTDEIRDAMAQGVPANANMATDINTIITTLTAKATNASAGWVYINNTTSPDHGKIFAAHNTDW; from the coding sequence ATGATGAGGAAGGGTTTTACTTTGATCGAGCTCGTCACAGTCATTGTCATATTAGGAATCTTATCCGCGGTAGCGATCCCGAAATACGCGGATCTTATAAATGCCGCTAAGAACGCGGCTACGCAGGGCGCGTTGGGCGGCTTGAGAGCAGGAATATACATATTCTATGCACAGAATGCCGTTGCCGGAACTGCCAGGTTTCCAAGCGTGACCGATGAGATACGCGATGCGATGGCGCAGGGCGTACCCGCCAACGCGAATATGGCCACCGATATCAATACCATAATCACAACATTGACTGCCAAGGCTACCAATGCTTCTGCAGGCTGGGTATATATTAACAATACGACAAGCCCAGACCATGGAAAGATCTTCGCCGCTCACAACACGGACTGGTAA
- a CDS encoding type II secretion system F family protein translates to MADFKYKARDKFGRSVSGVVSGADKQAVAASLGAMGYVPISIAEAEESNDPISKFLARFDKVKEADLIMFTRQLLSLQKAGVTLLSNLDTIEKQTKNKFFRSIIKDVASNVERGVSFSDALSKYPQVFNEFYVNMIRAAEASGQMDEIMERLVQFTEKELDTKNKIKAAVRYPIITLCALAGAFFVVVTFVIPKFATIFAQFKTGLPLPTKILMGMSVAMRKYWYILAVVGGAIAFLFNRYINTKGGRYRWDSFQLKAPIFGEPMTMLVISRFTRTMSILIRSGLPILQVLDMASKTASNAVISRAVDNIIVSVKEGKGISEPMRISGAFPPLVVNMVAIGESSGKVDELMMNISQYYDQEADYIIQNLSTIMEPVFVVVLGAMVLTMALAIFLPMWNLISLFQH, encoded by the coding sequence GTGGCGGATTTTAAATATAAGGCGAGAGACAAATTCGGCAGGTCCGTGTCAGGCGTTGTAAGCGGAGCCGACAAGCAGGCTGTCGCGGCGAGCCTGGGGGCTATGGGGTATGTGCCGATCTCGATAGCGGAAGCGGAGGAGTCGAACGACCCCATTTCCAAATTCCTCGCCAGGTTCGATAAAGTGAAAGAGGCGGACCTTATAATGTTCACGCGGCAGCTCCTGTCCCTGCAGAAAGCGGGAGTCACTTTATTGTCCAACCTGGATACTATCGAGAAGCAGACCAAGAATAAATTTTTCAGGAGTATAATAAAGGACGTCGCGTCCAACGTAGAGAGGGGAGTAAGCTTCTCGGACGCCCTTTCGAAATATCCGCAGGTCTTCAACGAATTTTACGTCAATATGATAAGGGCGGCGGAGGCGAGCGGCCAGATGGATGAGATTATGGAGAGGCTCGTCCAGTTCACGGAAAAAGAGCTCGATACAAAGAATAAGATAAAAGCTGCCGTCCGTTATCCTATAATAACTTTATGCGCGCTCGCCGGAGCGTTCTTTGTCGTCGTCACGTTCGTAATACCGAAATTCGCGACGATATTCGCGCAGTTCAAGACGGGATTGCCGCTTCCGACGAAGATACTCATGGGCATGAGCGTCGCTATGCGTAAATACTGGTATATCCTGGCTGTTGTCGGCGGCGCCATCGCTTTCCTTTTCAATAGGTATATAAACACAAAGGGCGGAAGATATCGATGGGATTCGTTTCAGCTGAAAGCTCCCATATTCGGGGAACCTATGACGATGCTCGTGATCTCGAGATTTACGCGGACTATGTCGATATTGATAAGGAGCGGGCTCCCTATATTGCAGGTACTCGATATGGCTTCCAAGACGGCTTCAAATGCGGTAATCTCCAGGGCAGTTGATAATATCATTGTGAGTGTAAAAGAAGGTAAAGGTATTTCCGAACCGATGCGTATAAGCGGCGCTTTTCCTCCTCTTGTGGTAAATATGGTCGCCATAGGAGAAAGCTCCGGTAAGGTCGACGAGCTGATGATGAATATTTCCCAATACTATGACCAGGAAGCCGATTATATCATCCAGAACCTCTCTACCATAATGGAGCCTGTCTTCGTGGTGGTCCTTGGAGCGATGGTCCTGACCATGGCTCTTGCCATATTTTTGCCCATGTGGAACCTCATATCCCTCTTCCAGCATTGA